The Coffea arabica cultivar ET-39 chromosome 8e, Coffea Arabica ET-39 HiFi, whole genome shotgun sequence genome window below encodes:
- the LOC113704434 gene encoding DNA (cytosine-5)-methyltransferase CMT2-like isoform X2 translates to MATGKQPKDCNQLTSIIRRKSPRLLSSSRASSTPEAKPILNKKEKSRAASVNSEKSIVLSMHLENEEAEAIPLQIYDPNLEVKCLRRSPRYTTNKYRSSSESKLLALPSSASTTPEIQRRSSPRFLSKGKSANLTEMGGGFFGGSKKRLRFEENRSALHGSANGSGSKKVKVDFERLRKSPRSNKSLDEDGNGNLNRGFLALPKPGSSGKSDLRKCKLSGKSLRKSPRLNPDMCGELLALPEPGSSVEKLVSHEKRLRNRIITMHVGKEKEKAQKSGSERMDSAEGNESSNVSEKLLRSRKIRFKLPEASPKSELKAGSFGGSDKNNVSQKRLRSRKIEFKLTQISPNSDLAESSSGGSDFGDMGKKRLRNIGIEFELPEALENNNSKDDDVDVSDDSEKIETELVDVSAVENCEVAVLSEKFLRSRKIAYQIVGNEKVQEKSSLKKRGITRNKEPPVENKIPQKRESERKSVAFFVGEPIPEEEARERWGWRYDLKSHRSKNEGWILNAGEEDETILNVDFHYAQANVDGCVLSIGDCAYIKGEGRKKHIGRILEFFRTTQGEDYFRVQWYFRVEDTVIKEAATFHDEKRIFYSTMMNDNLLDCILSKVHVAEIPLAVGLESDTIPLADFYYDMEYSVEYSTFHNLQTDNSYKIDDSHSLQPVEGFHAPITATHLEVFSGSGPLKSELALLDLYSGCGGMSTGLGIGAKVSSIDVVTRWAVDLEKSACDSLKLNHPETQVRNESAEDFLELLKRWKQLCESYIFNDLKNPPEDGTDNQIEGESNETSKLANKDPDGEYEVSCLVDICYGDPNETGKHGLHFKVRWKGYGPDEDTWEPFEGLSNCQERIQDFVRNGLRSKILPLPGHVDVICGGPPCQGISGYNRYRNVEDPLTDERNQQIVVFMDIVEFLKPKFVLMENVVDILRLDGASLGRYALSRLVHMKYQARLGTIAAGCYGLPQFRLRVFIWGALPSERLPPFPLPTHDVVVRYWPPPEFERNTVAYDEGQPRKLEEAVFLQDAISDLPAVTNHESREKMAYDKPPGTDFQRYIRLSKEGSISC, encoded by the exons ATGGCGACTGGAAAACAACCAAAGGATTGTAATCAATTAACTTCCATAATCAGAAGAAAATCCCCAagacttctttcttcttctcgaGCTTCATCAACTCCTGAAGCCAAGCCAATtttgaataagaaggaaaagagCAGAGCAGCATCGGTGAATTCAGAAAAGTCAATAGTTCTTTCCATGCATTTGGAGAATGAAGAAGCAGAGGCCATCCCTTTACAAATCTACGACCCTAATTTGGAAGTAAAGTGCTTAAGAAGATCGCCAAGGTACACTACTAATAAGTACAGAAGTAGCTCTGAAAGTAAACTTCTTGCATTGCCTTCATCTGCTTCAACAACTCCTGAAATTCAGAGAAGGAGCTCTCCAAGATTCCTTTCAAAGGGAAAGAGTGCAAATTTGACAGAAATGGGAGGTGGGTTTTTTGGAGGGTCCAAGAAAAGGCTGCGTTTTGAGGAAAATCGAAGTGCATTGCATGGATCGGCAAATGGGTCGGGTTCAAAAAAGGTTAAGGTCGATTTTGAGCGTTTGAGGAAGTCTCCGAGGTCGAATAAGAGTTTGGATGAGGATGGAAATGGGAATTTGAACAGGGGATTTCTTGCTCTTCCTAAGCCAGGTTCATCAGGGAAAAGTGATTTGAGGAAATGCAAGTTGAGTGGGAAGTCCTTGAGGAAATCCCCAAGGTTGAATCCGGACATGTGTGGGGAATTGCTGGCATTGCCTGAGCCAGGTTCGTCAGTTGAAAAGCTTGTTTCGCATGAGAAGCGGTTGAGGAATAGAATCATAACAATGCATGTtggaaaggagaaagaaaaagcacAGAAAAGTGGTTCTGAGAGAATGGACTCTGCAGAGGGAAATGAATCGAGTAATGTGAGTGAAAAGTTGTTAAGGTCTAGAAAAATTAGGTTCAAATTGCCTGAAGCTTCGCCTAAAAGTGAGCTAAAAGCTGGTAGTTTTGGGGGCAGTGATAAAAATAATGTGAGTCAAAAGCGGCTGAGGTCTAGGAAAATAGAGTTCAAATTAACCCAAATTTCTCCAAATAGTGATTTGGCAGAAAGCTCTTCTGGGGGAAGTGATTTCGGTGACATGGGCAAAAAGCGGTTGAGGAATATTGGGATAGAATTTGAATTGCCTGAAGCTTTAGAGAATAACAATTCTAAAGATGACGATGTAGATGTGAGTGATGATTCTGAGAAAATTGAGACTGAATTGGTGGACGTAAGTGCTGTAGAAAATTGTGAGGTAGCTGTCTTGAGTGAAAAGTTCTTGAGGTCTAGAAAAATTGCGTATCAGATAGTTGGAAATGAAAAAGTTCAAGAAAAGTCCTCTTTAAAGAAAAGGGGCATTACAAGAAATAAAGAGCCACCAGTGGAAAATAAGATTCCTCAGAAAAGAGAGAGTGAGCGGAAGAGTGTTGCTTTCTTTGTGGGGGAGCCAATTCCGGAAGAAGAAGCTCGAGAGCGATGGGGTTGGCGTTATGATTTGAAG AGCCATAGATCTAAGAATGAGGGCTGGATCCTAAA TGCTGGTGAAGAAGACGAAACAATATTGAATGTAGACTTTCATTATGCACAGGCTAATGTTGATGGTTGTGTGTTAAGTATTGGAGATTGCGCATACATAAAG GGTGAAGGAAGGAAGAAGCATATTGGTaggattctggaattttttagaACTACACAAGGAGAGGATTACTTCAGGGTTCAATGGTATTTCAGAGTTGAAGATACA GTTATCAAAGAAGCTGCTACTTTTCATGACGAGAAGCGGATATTCTACTCGACTATGATGAATGATAATTTGCTTGATTGCATTCTCTCCAAGGTCCACGTAGCAGAAATACCACTCGCA GTAGGCCTCGAATCAGACACTATTCCACTGGCTGACTTTTATTATGATATGGAGTACAGTGTGGAATATTCAACATTCCACAACCTGCAGACAG ATAACTCCTACAAGATTGATGATTCACATTCACTTCAACCTGTTGAAGGTTTCCATGCTCCAATTACCGCAACACATTTGGAGGTTTTCTCTGGTTCTGGGCCTCTCAAATCAGAGTTGGCCCTATTGGACTTATACTCTGGTTGTGGCGGGATGTCCACTGGATTGGGGATTGGTGCCAAGGTCTCTAGTATAGATGTTGTGACG aGATGGGCAGTTGATCTTGAAAAATCTGCATGCGACAGCTTGAAGCTAAATCATCCAGAAACTCAA GTTAGAAATGAGTCTGCCGAAGATTTTCTTGAGCTGCTGAAAAGATGGAAACAATTATGTGAATCTTACATTTTCAATGACTTAAAGAACCCCCCTGAAGATGGCACAGATAACCAGATAGAAGGGGAAAGCAATGAAACCTCAAAGTTGGCTAACAAGGACCCTGATGGAGAATATGAAGTTTCATGTCTAGTTGACATTTGTTATGGTGATCCCAACGAAACAGGAAAGCACGGGCTCCACTTTAAG GTTCGCTGGAAAGGATATGGTCCTGATGAAGATACATGGGAGCCATTTGAAGGGTTAAG CAATTGTCAAGAACGGATACAGGATTTTGTCAGAAATGGATTAAGATCTAAAATCTTACCTCTTCCA GGTCATGTTGATGTCATTTGTGGGGGACCTCCTTGCCAAGGCATTAGTGGCTATAATCGCTATCGCAATGTCGAGGATCCTTTGACTGATGAAAGGAATCAGCAGATTGTGGTTTTTATGGACATAGTGGAATTCTTGAAGCCCAAGTTTGTCCTTATGGAAAATGTGGTTGACATTTTGAGGCTTGATGGAGCTTCTCTAGGAAGATATGCATTAAGTCGTTTAGTGCATATGAAATACCAAGCAAGGCTAGGAACTATTGCCGCTGGTTGTTACGGCCTTCCACAATTCCGCTTACGCGTTTTTATATGGGGTGCACTTCCAAGTGAG AGATTACCTCCATTTCCACTTCCTACACATGATGTAGTTGTAAGATATTGGCCTCCACCAGAATTTGAG AGGAACACTGTTGCTTATGACGAAGGCCAACCTCGCAAACTTGAGGAAGCTGTTTTTCTTC